Proteins from a genomic interval of Zingiber officinale cultivar Zhangliang chromosome 2A, Zo_v1.1, whole genome shotgun sequence:
- the LOC122040154 gene encoding CBL-interacting serine/threonine-protein kinase 21-like has protein sequence MMVGKYELKRTIGEGMFAKVKLGVEVESNATVAVKVIDKKTVIKNNLMYQVKREISTMKLLDHPNIVKIREVLATKTKIYLVMEYVAGGPLSDKLDYLKKIDEKEARKYFHQLIDAVDYCHSRGVYHRDLKPENLLLDSKGNIKVSDFGLSVLKKPGDFLSTACGSPSYVAPEVITHKSYDGAAADIWSCGVVLFQLLAGFLPFQDRSLTNLYRKIAIADYTFPVRFTGAQKKLISKILEPLPTKRARISNILEEEWFKVDYRQNVGLDCDENYLSQTSSGETQSHGENNSWRFINAFRLIAMSKDLDLSGLFQEEKIKFGSEHPVDETFAKIEVAAKYVDLSAERINNSRVRLHVSKGLSRSRSHYSLSAEVVEVTPKYCVIEVSKSAGDLGSYKEFCNSLSSLLKDNSRSS, from the exons ATGATGGTCGGTAAGTACGAGCTTAAGCGCACTATCGGTGAGGGGATGTTCGCGAAGGTGAAGCTCGGGGTGGAGGTGGAGAGCAACGCCACCGTCGCCGTTAAAGTCATCGACAAGAAGACGGTCATCAAGAACAACTTAATGTATcag GTGAAGAGGGAGATCAGCACGATGAAACTCCTTGATCATCCAAACATCGTCAAGATTCGTGAAGTACTTGCAACAAAGACGAAGATATACCTTGTAATGGAGTATGTAGCAGGAGGGCCACTCTCTGATAAGCTG GATTATCTGAAGAAAATAGATGAGAAGGAAGCCAGAAAATACTTCCATCAGTTAATTGACGCTGTGGATTACTGCCACAGCAGAGGAGTCTATCACAGGGACCTCAAg CCGGAGAACTTACTATTAGACAGTAAGGGAAACATCAAAGTATCAGACTTCGGACTGAGTGTGCTGAAAAag CCAGGAGACTTTCTGTCCACTGCTTGTGGGTCCCCGAGCTACGTGGCTCCGGAG gtGATCACCCACAAAAGCTACGATGGAGCTGCTGCTGATATATGGTCATGTGGCGTCGTTCTGTTTCAACTGCTTGCTGGTTTTCTGCCTTTCCAAGACAGAAGCCTCACCAACTTATACCGAAAG attgCTATAGCAGATTATACATTTCCAGTTCGGTTCACTGGTGCACAAAAGAAACTTATTTCCAAAATTTTGGAGCCATTACCAACAAAG agGGCAAGGATTTCAAATATCTTGGAGGAAGAGTGGTTTAAAGTGGATTACAGGCAAAATGTAGGACTTGATTGTGATGAGAATTATTTGAGCCAAACTTCCAGTGGCGAAACGCAAAGCCACGgc GAAAATAATTCTTGGAGATTTATTAATGCTTTTCGGCTCATTGCCATGTCAAAGGATCTTGATTTGTCTGGGCTTTTTCAGGAAGAA AAAATAAAGTTTGGCTCGGAGCACCCTGTTGATGAAACATTTGCCAAGATCGAGGTTGCTGCCAAATATGTGGACCTCTCTGCCGAAAGAATAAATAATTCCAGG GTGAGACTCCATGTTAGCAAAGGATTATCAAGAAGTAGATCACACTATAGCTTATCAGCAGAG gtggtgGAGGTGACACCAAAATATTGTGTTATTGAAGTTTCAAAATCTGCAGGGGATTTAGGATCCTACAAAGAG TTTTGCAATAGCCTATCAAGTTTGCTGAAGGACAACTCTCGGAGTTCATGA